TTTCAACTAGAAAATCCATCAAATGAAGTAGCAGATCATGCACTTTATATGACAACAACTGGTCTTACAAAGCCAGCTCAAGGTACAAATAATTCAGCAGTAAATGAAAACGTTAGACTTACAACTATTATGAAAGCACTTGATGGCGCACTAAGCCCAGGCCAAGCTCTAAGAGCAAGTGGAAAGATGATGATGTCAAGCCACGGCTCAACGGCAGAAATTTTTGACTCACTTGGATCAAAACACACAGTTAGTATCAAATGGGCAAAAACTGGTACCACAACAGATGGTGGAACTGAGTGGAGCATGATCATCCAAGTACCAGAGCCAGCTAAGATAAACTATTCAGGTCAGGGTCCAGATAACGTTATAACTGGAACAGCTAGATTTAACGCAAATGGCTCACTTGCAAGTTTCCATCCAGCAACGATAACATTTTCAGCTAACAACGGCTCACAAAGTGGCCAAAACATTAGCTTAAATTTTGGTCTTGGAACTGACTTTAACGGCTTAACAAGCTTTGATAAAGACTCATCAACTGAGTCAATCTCACAAGATGGCTACACAGGCGGCACATTAAACGGCATAAAAATAGATGAGACTGGAACGATAATAGGCTCATTTTCAAATGGTCAAAGCTTTGGCCTAGCTAAAGTAGCACTTGCTACCTTTACAAACAACGAAGGTCTTCAAAGTGAGGGAGGAAACGTATTTTCACAAACTGCAAACTCAGGTGAAGCAGTTATCGGTGCAGCTGGTACAGGCGATAAGGGAACGATCGCAGCTTCAAAACTTGAAGCTAGTAACGTCGATCTAAGCCGTGCGCTAACAGATCTTATTGTTATCCAAAGAGGTTTCCAAGCAAACTCAAAAACGATCACAACAAGTGACGAGATGCTAAATACACTTCTTCAATTAAAACAATAATAACTAAGACTTTTACAAAAGGGAGCGTTCGTCTCCCTTTGAAATTTATGCTTTAAATTTACAAATAAAATCAGCCTTCTTTTTGTAAAATGTTAAAAAATTTTACAAAAGAGAAAAAATGCAAGTAACACTTCTAAATCACACTCCACTAAATATCTGTTCTCACGCTATCCGCACATGCTGGCAAAGCTTTGAAAAAGGCGACAATGGCGGCGAAAAAGATGTTGAGCTAATAGATAGAGTAGGCAATAAATTTAAACACGCTTCGACCTTAGAGCACCTATACTATAACTTCTACATCCAAGGTATTTCTCGTGCACTACTTCAAGAGCTAGCTCGCCACCGCTTAGCGAGCCTAAGCGTCAAATCAACCCGCTACACACTAAAAGAGCTAAAAAAAGAGGAAAAATTTGAAGTAGGGCAGTTTGAGCGTGCGGCTAAATTTATCGTGCTAACAAATGACGAAATGGTCGATAACGCAAGCATAAAAGCACTTGAAAATTTACGTGAAATTTTAGCCTCAACTACAAAAAGCCTTGATATAGTTAAATACTGCCTGCCAGAGTGCTATAAAACTGAGCTTACATGGAGCATAAACGCTAGAAGCTTGCAAAATTTCATCTCTCTAAGAAGTTCAAAATCAGCCCTTTGGGAGATAAGAAATTTAGCAAATGCCATCTACGATGTCTTACCTGAAGAACATAAATTTATCTTTGAAAAATGCTTGCCAGATGATGAGCAAAACTAACATTTACGTTAGTGTGGTTTGTGGTTTAGAAGTGATGAAACGAGTGCTAAATTTACTTTTGTAAAACGTAAAGAAGCTCGTCTACGTGGATGTTTCTAGCTTTTAAATTTCTGCTGCCACGGTAGGCGTTATACTTTTGGCGCAATAGTTGAACCTTGCCCATCTTATTTAAATTTTGATCAAATTCATCTTGGTTGATAAAGCCCTCTGAGTTAAACGAAATGAGTACAAATTTTGCCTTTAAATTTGCTATCAGCTCGAAAAATGCCTCGCTTGCTGATGATTTTTTATTAAAAACTGATCTGTTCCAGTCCTTTGCGATGCCTGAAACTTTTGAAATTTTACTTGGCTCAGTGTTGCTTGCGATGAGATTTAGCATGAAATAGTTTGAACCGTATGGATGCTGATTATAAGGCGGATCAAGATAGACTAGATCAAGACCATCAAGCTCTTTTGCGAGCAAATTTGCGTCCTTTTGATAGACCTCAAATGGTACGCTGAAATTTGAGAAAATTGGCTTAGTCAAATTTATATTAGAAGTGATCCTTGAAATGGCGTTTTGCCCCCTGCCGCCAAACTGACCGATGCCATCTTTATTTTTATGAAAACCTTTAAAAATTCCACTTGTATTTGCATGCACGCTTGCATTATAAAGAAGTGGAGCTATGAAAAATTTTCTCATCTCAGCCGGCATTAGCTCATCTATGAGCCTTCTTGCGGTGTCAATGAATATGGCATTTTTTTTCGTGTAAAAGACCCGCTCGCCCTCGGTAATATTTTTATCATCTTGTGGGGCATAAAGCCTTGTTATAAAGCCCTCAGAAAGGTTATTTTTTATCTCTTTTTCAAGTCTTTTTTGCCAGAAATTTATCTCATTTTTTAGTTCATTTGTGGCGTTTTGCAGGTAGCATGAGTTTGTGATAAAGCTGTAAAGTTCCAAGTCGTTTGCGACTAGAAATTCGCTATTTTGCTTTAAAAACCTAGCCACCACGCCACTTCCACTAAAGAGGTCGCAGCAGCTAAGTTTTTCTTTTTTAAGCTCGTCTTTTGCGTATTTTACGCCTAGATCTATAAAGCCTAAAAGAGAGCGTTTATTACCAAGATAGGTTAAAATTTGCTCTTTTAGATAGGCTTGATTTTCTTGTTTAGCTGGCTTCAAATTAGTGCTTTTTTAGTCCCATAGTATCAACGTCAAGCTTGATCTCATCGTTGTTTATGATGACTAAGCCAAGATCAAGAATTTTATTTGCTATGGCGTGTGCTTCATCAAGTGAGTGCATCTTGTAAGTGCCGCATTGAAATTTATTTAGCTCTGGAATTTTATCTTGGTCTTTGACCTCTAAGATATCTTTCATAGAAGCAAGCCATGCCTCTTTTACGGCTTCTTCGCTAGGTGTGCCAATCACACTCATATAAAAGCCAGTTCTACAGCCCATCGGCGAAATGTCAATGATCTCTACGCCGTTGCCATTTAGGTGATTTCTCATAAAACCAGCAAAAAGGTGTTCTAAAGTGTGAGTACCTTTCTCTGGTAAAATTTCTTCATTTGGCTTGCAAAATCTCAAGTCAAAAACGCTGATATCATCGCCCTTTGGCGTTTTCATACTTTTTGCTAGTCTTACTCCTGGGGCTTGCATTTTCACATGATCTACACAAAAACTATCAAGTAGTGGCATATATTCTCCTTTAAATTTTTGGTAATTCTAGCGAAAAAAATGTTTAAAAATTTAAAGGCTCATGAAAAATTTTACATAAGCCTTGTAATATTTGAATGTTTGTGGGTATTAAAATAATAAAAATTTTACTTACTATTATAAATTTCTCATATATTCTGTACTATAAATACCTTGAATACGTCTTTTCATGTCACCATACCAACTTTTTGGAAGAGTAGTAAGAGAGTTAAATTTCTCTAGTAAATTTAAATTTTTATTTGGAGTGAAAAAGAGCCTATTTATCTCTAAAATGCTCATATGAACTGGATCTTTTTCTATAACTTCTATCACGTCGCCCACTTTGCACGATCCTGGTGTTATGACACGGTAATACCAGCCAGTAAGGCCAGTTTCAAAGATGTGAGTAGCCATATTTTCATTACCCCATCTTTTTGAGAGCTTAAAGCAAGGCTTTCTTGGCTGCGATACTTGAAGGACTAGTGAGCCGATTTTATGTATATCACCTACATATACACTACTCTCATCAAGACCGTCAATGCATAAATTCTCACCCATAGCTCCATAAGCCATATTTTTTAATCCTAAAAAACTCTCCCAATCGGCGTAATTTGCAAA
The nucleotide sequence above comes from Campylobacter concisus. Encoded proteins:
- the thyX gene encoding FAD-dependent thymidylate synthase, whose translation is MQVTLLNHTPLNICSHAIRTCWQSFEKGDNGGEKDVELIDRVGNKFKHASTLEHLYYNFYIQGISRALLQELARHRLASLSVKSTRYTLKELKKEEKFEVGQFERAAKFIVLTNDEMVDNASIKALENLREILASTTKSLDIVKYCLPECYKTELTWSINARSLQNFISLRSSKSALWEIRNLANAIYDVLPEEHKFIFEKCLPDDEQN
- a CDS encoding DNA adenine methylase gives rise to the protein MKPAKQENQAYLKEQILTYLGNKRSLLGFIDLGVKYAKDELKKEKLSCCDLFSGSGVVARFLKQNSEFLVANDLELYSFITNSCYLQNATNELKNEINFWQKRLEKEIKNNLSEGFITRLYAPQDDKNITEGERVFYTKKNAIFIDTARRLIDELMPAEMRKFFIAPLLYNASVHANTSGIFKGFHKNKDGIGQFGGRGQNAISRITSNINLTKPIFSNFSVPFEVYQKDANLLAKELDGLDLVYLDPPYNQHPYGSNYFMLNLIASNTEPSKISKVSGIAKDWNRSVFNKKSSASEAFFELIANLKAKFVLISFNSEGFINQDEFDQNLNKMGKVQLLRQKYNAYRGSRNLKARNIHVDELLYVLQK
- the luxS gene encoding S-ribosylhomocysteine lyase, which codes for MPLLDSFCVDHVKMQAPGVRLAKSMKTPKGDDISVFDLRFCKPNEEILPEKGTHTLEHLFAGFMRNHLNGNGVEIIDISPMGCRTGFYMSVIGTPSEEAVKEAWLASMKDILEVKDQDKIPELNKFQCGTYKMHSLDEAHAIANKILDLGLVIINNDEIKLDVDTMGLKKH
- a CDS encoding MOSC domain-containing protein — protein: MAIVKALLIGEVKNYGSQSATNKLNTPWSSAIFKVAQNGEIFANELGFVGDSVADTKHHGGPEKAVFANSFANYADWESFLGLKNMAYGAMGENLCIDGLDESSVYVGDIHKIGSLVLQVSQPRKPCFKLSKRWGNENMATHIFETGLTGWYYRVITPGSCKVGDVIEVIEKDPVHMSILEINRLFFTPNKNLNLLEKFNSLTTLPKSWYGDMKRRIQGIYSTEYMRNL